One window of the Niallia circulans genome contains the following:
- a CDS encoding S8 family peptidase, protein MKKECRVIPYQVKEVMDVSAEIPKGIELIQAPELWKKTKGKGITVAILDTGCDINHPDLQERIIGGKNFTDDDNGDPAIYMDYNGHGTHVAGTIGASGKEDGLTGVAPEISLLIVKVLNGQGSGQYEWIINGIYYAIEQGADIISMSLGGPEDVEELHEAVKKAVEAQILVVCAAGNEGDGLDSTEELGYPAAYNEVISVGAVDLQRNSSRFSNSNREVDLVAPGEEILSTFLDGKYAKLTGTSMAAPHVSGALALIKIISNEAFERNLTEPELYAQLIKRTIPLGNKPSLEGNGILYLTAPEALMEKLQSTVQLLVANSL, encoded by the coding sequence ATGAAAAAAGAATGCAGAGTAATTCCTTATCAAGTGAAAGAAGTAATGGACGTTTCTGCAGAAATTCCAAAAGGAATTGAGCTAATTCAGGCACCTGAGTTATGGAAAAAAACAAAGGGAAAAGGGATTACAGTTGCCATATTAGATACTGGCTGTGATATCAATCATCCAGATTTACAAGAGCGAATCATTGGTGGAAAAAACTTTACCGATGATGATAACGGCGATCCAGCTATATATATGGATTATAACGGTCATGGAACACATGTAGCTGGAACAATTGGAGCTTCAGGGAAAGAAGATGGATTAACAGGAGTAGCACCGGAAATTTCACTTTTAATTGTAAAAGTATTAAATGGGCAAGGTTCAGGGCAGTATGAATGGATTATAAATGGAATTTATTATGCAATTGAACAGGGAGCAGATATTATCTCTATGAGTCTTGGCGGGCCAGAAGATGTGGAAGAATTGCATGAGGCTGTGAAAAAGGCAGTTGAAGCGCAAATTTTAGTCGTTTGTGCAGCTGGAAATGAAGGGGATGGCTTAGATTCGACAGAAGAATTAGGTTATCCAGCCGCTTATAATGAAGTAATAAGCGTAGGTGCAGTCGATTTACAGAGAAATAGCTCTCGTTTTTCTAATTCTAATCGAGAAGTTGATTTAGTAGCACCTGGTGAGGAAATTTTGTCTACTTTTTTAGATGGAAAATATGCTAAATTAACTGGAACTTCTATGGCAGCCCCTCATGTAAGTGGAGCTTTAGCATTAATTAAAATAATTAGTAATGAAGCTTTTGAAAGAAATTTAACAGAGCCAGAATTGTATGCACAATTAATTAAGAGAACGATTCCATTAGGAAATAAACCGAGTTTAGAAGGGAATGGGATTCTCTATTTAACAGCTCCGGAAGCTTTGATGGAAAAACTTCAATCCACGGTTCAATTACTTGTGGCTAATAGTTTATAA